A genome region from Leptodactylus fuscus isolate aLepFus1 chromosome 6, aLepFus1.hap2, whole genome shotgun sequence includes the following:
- the PPCS gene encoding phosphopantothenate--cysteine ligase, which yields MAEPNTAEQIRQDFAPPQVPVEDAAREMEAFARGHHSEGRRVVLITSGGTKVPLESRTVRFLDNFSSGHRGAVSAEYFLQAGYAVIFLHRHRSMFPYSRRYAATNWLDVLQLHLPTDGSPRVEAEQSQLPGIVQILQDYKSMKQSGRLLPIEFSTLSDYLHLLLAAAQALSPLGSSAMFYLAAAVSDFYIPASEIPEHKIQSSSGPLQITMKMVPKMLSPLVKDWAPKAFVISFKLETDTEILIEKARKALATYRHQVVVANILDTRRAYVVVVTSTEETKLSVSQEEDHSGVEIEEKIIKDLTLRHTQFIEGTEVN from the exons ATGGCCGAGCCTAATACAGCTGAGCAGATCCGGCAGGACTTTGCTCCACCACAAGTACCGGTGGAGGATGCGGCTCGGGAAATGGAAGCATTCGCCCGTGGCCACCATTCGGAGGGGCGCAGGGTGGTGCTGATCACCTCGGGGGGCACCAAGGTCCCGCTGGAGTCCCGCACTGTGCGTTTCCTGGATAATTTCAGCAGCGGCCACAGGGGGGCAGTATCCGCAGAGTACTTCCTGCAGGCTGGCTATGCTGTCATCTTCCTGCATAGACACCGCTCCATGTTCCCGTACAGCCGCCGCTATGCTGCCACCAACTGGCTGGATGTTTTACAGCTGCATCTTCCCACAGATGGTTCTCCCAGAGTGGAggctgagcagagccaactgcccgGGATTGTGCAGATCTTACAGGACTACAAGAGCATGAAGCAGTCGGGCAGACTACTGCCCATAGAGTTCAGTACACTATCCGACTACCTGCACCTGCTCCTGGCTGCTGCCCAGGCCCTCAGCCCTCTAG GATCTAGTGCTATGTTCTACCTGGCAGCAGCAGTGTCAGACTTCTACATCCCAGCATCAGAGATCCCGGAGCACAAGATCCAGTCATCCAGCGGCCCATTACAG ATCACAATGAAGATGGTTCCCAAAATGCTGTCCCCCTTAGTGAAGGACTGGGCTCCCAAAGCCTTTGTTATTTCTTTTAAACTAGAAACGGATACAGAAATTCTAATTGAGAAAGCGCGGAAAGCATTGGCGACCTACCGGCATCAGGTGGTGGTGGCAAACATCCTAGACACGCGGAGAGCGTACGTGGTTGTGGTAACCAGCACAGAAGAAACAAAGCTCTCCGTGTCTCAAGAAGAAGATCACTCAGGGGTAGAGATAGAAGAAAAGATCATCAAGGATCTGACGTTGCGCCACACACAGTTTATTGAAGGAACTGAAGTCAATTAG